DNA sequence from the Methanofollis formosanus genome:
GCGCGTCGAAGACCCGCTTCTCGACCTCCGCCTCTTCAGGGACCGCACCTTCCTCTATGCAAACCTGGCGGTCACCCTGATCATGATCGCCTTTGCCGGGTCCGCCTTCCTCCTCCCCTTCTTCCTCGAATATGTCAAAGGGATGCCGACCTTCTCGGCCGGGATGGTGATGACCGCCTTCTCCTTTGCGATGATGATCGGCGGCCCGGTGGCCGGGGCGCTCTTCAACCGCGTCGGCGGTCGGCGGCTCACGCTGGTCGGGGCGGTCCTGGCGGCCCTCGCGTTCGTCGTCCTCGCCGGCCTGCAGCCCGAGACCTCCGTCATCGTGGTCGCCGGGGCGCTCGGCCTCCTGGGCTTTGCGATCGGCCTCTATGTCGCCCCCAACAACACCATGGTGATGAACAAGGTCGGGGCTGAGAAGCGGGGGATGGTCTCCAGTCTCCTCAACACCGAACGCTACGGCGGGCAGTCGCTGGGGATCGTCCTCTTCGAACTGGTCCTCATCCAGGGCGTCCTCTCGATCGTCTCGCATGCAGGCGTGACCTCCTCGTCGCTCGCTTCCGTCACCATCGACCAGAAACTCGCGGTCCTCACGGCCGGGTTCGATATGGCCTTCTGGGTCGGGGCGGCGCTCGCGGTGCTGGCGCTCGGGTTCTCGTTCCTGGTGAAGGAAGAGGAAGTGCCGGCCGAGATGGGAGAAGAGGTTCCTGCGGCGGTGGGATGACCACTGCGGGTTTTCCCCGGCCTCTTTTTTCGGCTTTGTAGAATTCAGCATGAACCCCGGGCTCAAGCATACGGGATGAAAAATTCTACAGAGCCGTTTTTTGTATATTGTCAGCACATCCTCCGGCCACCGTGCCGGGGCTAAAAAAGCCGCCTGTTAAGAATTATATTGCGGAGACTACCTGTCATCCATTCAGGACACGGGTATTTCAATATAATCAGTCCCGCATATCTTTACACCGTTTTTTTCATCTGAGCCGACTGCGACCATAATATCCAATGTCCCGGTTTGACCTATTGCATCTTTATCAGGCAACAGATCAATTACAACAGTCCCTGTACCTCTCCCTGCGGTTAAATTACCGCGATCTCTTCCGACTTCTACCCTCGCACTCCATTCAGATTCCGGTTCTGCAGCAGTCCATGTCGTTACATGGTCCGCAGGTATGGCCGGGGCATCGTTTTCCGGATAACTGCTCATAATAGCGGAAACATACCACCCGGCAGGGATATAGAAGGCAACGCCGCCCCAATCATCGGGGTCTACCTCAATCCGGGCAAAAATTCGGATATTTTCTGGAATTTCTCCGGTCCCCCCGACAAATATCGTTCCTCTTGCTGATGTATTCAGGTCTGTGGAATCGGAATGAACACTGAAACCCGTAGTCCGGGTTATGTCTTTGTTGACCGTTATAATTTCAGAGGTATCGTCTTCTTTGATGGTGGCTGAAATCAGTACGGCAGCCATAATTACAATCAATAGGGCAAGTAAAATATATCGAGATTTTATGATCATACAGGCCTCCGTGCGGTCATTTTATCAACGCCGGACAATTTGTTGTATCATTCAATTTGCGTAAGTCATCATAAATATTATGAAAAAAATAACTTCCAATGGAATTAATTCTCTGACTCCCAGGGGTAAAAATCTCTCATCACAATTCTTCGGGGTGTGGAAGGATCTTTGTTCCTTCTCCTCGCGACAGGGCGGAGGGGAGGGGCAGCACCGGATTCACACTCAAGAAGAGATTTCAAGAGAGCCCCTTCCCATGTCATACGCGAGTTTCCGGCACGCCCACATCTTCTCCCGACAACCCGACAGAAGAAGACCATCCTCCCTCCGCCTTCCTGAAGGTGATCCCGACGGCGGCACCCTCCCTAGGTCTCCCGGGCACCCGGTCTCCGATCGAGACCCCACCCCCATAGCAGGCGGCCAGATCCCTGACAATACACAGCCCGTGCCCGCGCACCTTTGAAGAAAGATCCTCACATATCTTCTCGGGAATCCCCGGCCCGTCGTCCTCGACCATGACCTCCACCCGGTCACCGTCCTCCCTGACACCGACCAGGATGGACACCCCCTTCCCGCTGTACCTCACACTGTTGTCAAAGAGATTCCAGAATATCTCCCCGATCAGGTCGTCGGCAAGCACCACCGCGCCACTCTCTGCATACGCGATCTCGATCCCGGGAAAATGCGAGATCTCGTTTTTGATCGCGGCATCAAGGGAGACCTCCTGGAGCGCGGCGGTGCCGTTCCGGATCTCGCCGATCTTTCGGAGGGTCTTGAGATTACGGATCACCTCCTGGCCCTTCCTGATGGCGCGGGTCATTTTCTCTGCAACTATCCTCGCCTCTCCGTCCACCATCTCATCGATGAGATCGGCATATCCAAGAGCGGCAGAGACGGCATTCGCTAGGTCGTGAGCGACGATGTCGAAGTGAAGAGCGGCGATACGCTCCGCCGCTTCACCCTCCCTGTTCCGGCGCATCTGAACATAAAGTGCACCGATCAGGTCTGCAGAGAGGTCAAGGGCCACATGCCCCTCATATACAGAGAGGTCAGGCACCCGCACCGAGAGACAGAGGAGACCCAGGGCCTCTTCCCCATCGGTGAGAGGGAGATGAACAACAGGATCTCCCCTTCCATCCCGTGTTTCTTCGGCGAAGGGCGCAACAGGGGATCCCTCATACCCCTGGAGTCCCGGGACGATCTCATCAAAAGGACCACAGTCTTCCTGCCTGACGACACTGAGCGTGCCGTGCTCATCATACCGTACGATACACCCCCCGCCGATCTCAGGAAGATCCTGCACCGCTTCAAGGGCGGCCTTCAGGAATGCGTCGGCAGAACCGGCCGTCACCGAAGCCGCGACAATTCCCGAGACCGCTTCCGCAAGAGGTGAACCTATCGTCCCACACTCCCCGCTCCCCTCCCCACCGGGCAGAGGGTCGTGCAGTTCGGCAAAGACGCCCCTCGTCTCTCCCTCTCCGTCCCGATAGACGGTACCGTAGAAGAGAACCGACCGTATGCCGCCGTCGACCCCCCTGACCACGAGGGGGTGTTCTCTGACCGTGCCATCGGCGATGACCTTCCAGTACGCCTCCTCCGCACCGACGGGGTCGGTGAAGAGCGCACAGAACTCGGTACCGATCAGGGTGTCCCGCGTCCTGCCGGTCAACGCCTCGGTCGCTGCATTAACGTCGCTG
Encoded proteins:
- a CDS encoding hybrid sensor histidine kinase/response regulator, encoding MMRILHVDDESLILELTQLFLERTGEMQITSCTSAEEALGLIETAEFDAVISDYEMPGMNGIDFLFELRSAGIPIPFIIFTGRGREEVVIEALNQGADFYIQKGGEAKSQFAELRNAVRRAVEKHRFEQEVRESERRITEIFHHLPDATFAIDCSGKVIAWNRAMEAMTGVAAGEIIGTGAHAYARPFYDVSRPSLVDALLHPDEEVPSSYTLVQREPGLIIAETAEASLNGEQVVLWAKATLLYGEDGNVAGAIESVRDITAQKQAEKEVISAGEYRRTLIEAHIDPLVTIGPDRRISDVNAATEALTGRTRDTLIGTEFCALFTDPVGAEEAYWKVIADGTVREHPLVVRGVDGGIRSVLFYGTVYRDGEGETRGVFAELHDPLPGGEGSGECGTIGSPLAEAVSGIVAASVTAGSADAFLKAALEAVQDLPEIGGGCIVRYDEHGTLSVVRQEDCGPFDEIVPGLQGYEGSPVAPFAEETRDGRGDPVVHLPLTDGEEALGLLCLSVRVPDLSVYEGHVALDLSADLIGALYVQMRRNREGEAAERIAALHFDIVAHDLANAVSAALGYADLIDEMVDGEARIVAEKMTRAIRKGQEVIRNLKTLRKIGEIRNGTAALQEVSLDAAIKNEISHFPGIEIAYAESGAVVLADDLIGEIFWNLFDNSVRYSGKGVSILVGVREDGDRVEVMVEDDGPGIPEKICEDLSSKVRGHGLCIVRDLAACYGGGVSIGDRVPGRPREGAAVGITFRKAEGGWSSSVGLSGEDVGVPETRV